The Solanum pennellii chromosome 4, SPENNV200 genomic interval CGAGGGACTGTCAGTCCTAGCCATCGATTGGTCTGACAACAACTTACCCAGGGGCCTTTagtcttttcccacttcgtttaaaccctaagatacgtcgttttgaccctaaatcatcagattttagtcagattaagcctagaaacataactaaaacatatctaagtcaaatcattaaatcataacttagaaaattagaagcgaaaagctcaagaaccctagttcaagaatgcaacaagttcAAACAGTTCCAGCCACGAAACCTAAGTATTTTTTTGTGGATTTCATCatcaggtatgtgggatttcactagtgggttcctttcacccattgggtccctagttttcagtcagattgtcgattcccatatcatgattagacatAGGGTTTTTAGAAtttcaacagaacttcatgacCTTACTAgttatatattccaaatcagattatgacgttattattaagtttattgcatgaattttaaAATCCGAGACTTGTATTtcattagttcttgaattacacatgctaggtcagatatttcagacacttcagatatacatagctcaattataaattcataattaccagattaattgttgcattctcagtttgagtattcagttttgagctatccagtatttacagaaactcagacataatcagtaaatttacaatattcattgggagtagcataataccgagttggactaagGTTTAgtgtacccaatagtcccagaactactagccaagtaggttttaagtcccctctgtggacaatcaatttagtgatcacaacaacatgcctttataccttttggcagggtatattgggtcctctcgatggggcatataaatcggactccacatttagatcatgtggttttattatcggttattattagctcccacagttcagccagactctctgcattgaccatttatcagtatattcaatattcagtttcagcatgttataaattggtcattgcatccagttagctcataAATTAGCATATCATATTCAGattattttacttgttttttgtgcttgttcagttatgttttatttcagctttactctcttccacatgctcagtacctttcaagtactgaagcatacgtgcgctacatcttgtcgtgatgtaggttcaagttctcagcatccagatcacgcatagatcgattttttgatctccagttcagcagattcaatggtgagtcctcattctctgaggacaatagtcatgagtgtCATTCAGTCTTtattcatttagtttcagtttttgctagatttagctgggggcttgtcccagtatttctagtccagtttagaggctatttttagacatagctagtttcagcttagtattgagttaacaacttctttgtattaaactcattgatttcatttatctcagttatagaatatgggtattccccatttatttcagtttaaaattatgattttccacatttagtttattatctttagtatgctaatgatcatgctagcaggattagcttgggatcacttgtggtcctaggttccgtgtccgcgtctcgggggtagctctgGGCATTACATTTATACTAGTTAATAATTGTTTACATCTAAAATTGGAAAAAGTGTATTTGAGACGTTAAACAGTTAGCGCAAGAGATTACGAGATTCATTAAGGATTGTAAGAAACTCAACCTCTAGTTAACCCTCACATTATTGTTGCGATTACGAAGTTGGGTGGACTAATAGGCAATGATGCCTTTTTTCATCCCTTATTGGGTCCTGTGATGAGTGGTAATGAGCATGAGATGCTGACAAAGTTTTTGAAACTAAAGTCTCTTGTATTTCTTGGTTTTAAAAGTGATGATGCCTATGAGTTTATTTTGGACTTCTATGAGAGGCTTCATAAGTTAGGTATTGTACATCAGCATGGGGTAGAATTCGTGAACTTTCAAATTTTGGGTGAGGCTAAACATTCATTGAGGGCCTATGTGGAATGAAGATCGCCAACTTTGCTTACACTCGCTTGAATGCCCTGGACTTTGAGATATCATAAGATGGATGAGTTCATGACTTTAGAGAAAGGTGGTATGAATGTACCTACGTATGAGTCTAAGTTCCTTTCTTTGTCTAGATATGCTACCCAATTTGTGACTACTAAGGAGGAGAGGATTCGTTTATTTGCCAAGGGACTGAAATCCGGACTCTAGGTATTGGTTGTTCACATGACCTCtgtaggaaaatattttaatgaggTTACTAATTTtgtgaagaaattaaaaagagttAGACGTGATGGGGAGGCTAAGGCTTTGACTAAGAAAGGCAAGAGCACAAGTAACTTCTAGGTTCCTACTCCAGAGGTTCACGCAGGCCGGCACTTGCAACCCGACCAATTCAGTCTGTCATGCCCACTTCTATAGGTAATTACTTGGGAATTCTACATGAGAGTTTTATCAAGGATAGATAGGGAGCCGCGTCTTCGGCTAGTGACAGATCATCTTTTGATTgtactttttataattatggAGAACCTGGGAATATAAGGAGAGATTGTTTACAACTAGGCATATTAGATCCCATGCAATAGAAGGCTAGGGCACTGGTACCCACGGGGCAATGGTAATAATGGTAGAGGATGTGCACAAGGTGGCGAGGATAATATCAATGAGAATATGGAGGCTGAGGAAATGGTAATGCGGGCAAAAGAGCAGCGCATCCCGGCAAGGAGGTGGTCCTTTAAGATGAAAGGGCTCagttttatgtttttccttGAAAGACCGAGGCGGAGACATCTGATACAGTGATCACATATACTATTCTTATTTGTGACCGGGGGGTTAATGTGTTGTTTGATATAGGTTCTACCTTTTCATACGTGTTAGTTCAGTTTGCCTTGGGATTTGATGCGGTATGTGATATACTTGATGCCCTCATCCATGTTTCTACCCCAGTTGGAAGTATGTCATAGTCACCCATATTTATCGTACTTGTCCTATTATGTTTATGAGTTTCCAAACTTGGGCTGATTTAGTAATGTTTGATATGACAGACTTTGATATAATCTTAGGCATGATTTGGTAGTACCCCTATTATGGTTTGATTAGTTGTAATATAAAGTCAGTGACTATAGAGATTCCAAGAAGGTAAAAGTTTGAGTGGGAAGGGGTGTATAAGTCTAAGCCAACTAAGTTCATATCCTCCATTCAGGCTAGGAAATTGGTGAGGAATGAATATTTAGCGTATTTAGCtcatattttgaatattaaGGTTGAGACCCATAATTGAGTCTATTCATATAGTGTCTGAATTTAGAGAAGTGTTTCCTACTGATTTGCCTACTACGCCTCCGGATAAAGATATATATTTCTGCATTGACATGAAACCTGGTACTCGCCTCATCtccattcctccttatcgtatggaTTTGGCACAGTTAAAAGAGGTTAAGGCTCCATGAACTtcttgataaaggttttatccGTCCTAGTGCTTCCTTGCGGGGTGCTCTTGTCTTGtttgttgagaaaaaaaaattgtatgagaATGTGTATAGACTATTGACAGTTTAACAAGGTCAcccttcaaaaaaaatatccaCTACCTCGTACAGACAACCTTTTTGATGAGTTGCAGGGCACATCAGTTTTATCTAAGATTGGTCTAAGTTTTGGTTACCATCAGTTGAAAATTAGGCTTGAGGATGTACCAAAAACGGCATTCAGGACTCGCTATGGGCACTATGAGCTTCTAGTGATGTCGTTTGGGTTGAGAAATGCGCCTGCATCTTTCATGAGTTTGATGAATGTTATGTTCAGACCATTTATGGATTCGTTTCTGATTGTTTTTATCGATGAAATGGTTCATTCAAAGAGTAAGGAAGAGCATGCTGACCATCTTCGTATAGCTCTGTGTGACGTCCCGCCATCCCTTCAGGCTGAACGCCACCCAACTAAGCAGCCAGCAGGCGCAGCAGGCGCAAGGAGACAGGCTGACCAAGCAGACCAGCAGCAAAGGGGGCCAACAGCAGCTGAAGAGACAGCCGTTACAACTGTTTCAGCTGTTACGGCAGTTACAGCCGTTACAGCTGTTACACTTGGTAGTGGGGCGGCAGTTTCAGGAGTTTCAAGCCATTGAGAGGCTTGTGCAGATCATGGGGCAGACTAGGAGCATCTAGGAGTCCTTTTTGGAAGACTTAGAAGCTTGTCTTGTAGGCATAGTCTTAGGAACTTGTATAGTGTAGCATTTACTATCTCTTAGACAttagagtagtataaatagtagaTCATTTTACTTGTAAAGCATCCAATCATTTTTCAAGTAATAGAAGTTCCTTCTTCCAATATTCTGTCTTCCTTCTTATTTTC includes:
- the LOC107016512 gene encoding uncharacterized protein LOC107016512, coding for MEAEEMVMRAKEQRIPARRWSFKMKGLSSTFSYVLVQFALGFDAVCDILDALIHVSTPVGMSEFREVFPTDLPTTPPDKDIYFCIDMKPGTRLISIPPYRMDLAQLKEGTSVLSKIGLSFGYHQLKIRLEDVPKTAFRTRYGHYELLVMSFGLRNAPASFMSLMNVMFRPFMDSFLIVFIDEMVHSKSKEEHADHLRIALCDVPPSLQAERHPTKQPAGAAGARRQADQADQQQRGPTAAEETAVTTVSAVTAVTAVTAVTLGSGAAVSGVSSH